DNA sequence from the Brevundimonas sp. NIBR10 genome:
TCAAACAACTTGGAGACGGACTCCTCATTGGCGATTCGGCGGATGGCTTCGCCGATCAGGGGTGCCACGGGCACGGTGCGGATCTTGGGGCAGTTCAGCACTTCGTGAGGCCGGTCGATCGAATCGGTGATGACCAGTTCCTTCAGCGGCCCGTCCGTGACCCGCTGGACCGCCGGTCCCGACAGGACGCCGTGGCTGATATAGGCCGACACGCTGGTCGCCCCCGCTTCCATCAGCGCCTTGGCCGCGTTCACCAGGGTGCCGCCGGAATCGACGATGTCGTCGAACAGGATGCATTCGCGGCCCGAGACGTCGCCGATGATGTTCATGACCTCGCTCTCGCCCGCCTTGGGGCGGCGCTTGTCGACGATGGCGAGGTCGACGTTCAGCCGCTCGGCCAGGGAGCGCGCGCGCACCACCCCGCCGACGTCAGGCGACACGATCATCAGATTGCCGCGCTGGTAATTTTCCTTGATGTCCTGGGCCAGCACCGGCGTGGCCACCAGGTTGTCGGTCGGAATGTCGAAGAAGCCCTGGATCTGGCCGGCATGCAGATCCATGGTCAGGACCCGGTCGGCACCGGCGCGCGTGATCATATTGGCCACCAGCTTGGCCGAGATCGGGGTGCGGCCGCCGGTCTTCCGGTCCTGACGCGCATAGCCGAAATAGGGCATGACCGCCGTGATCCGCCGCGCCGAGGCCCGCACCAGGGCGTCGATGCAGATCAACAGCTCCATCAGGTTGTCGTTGGCCGGATAGGAGGTCGACTGGATCACGAAGACGTCCTCGCCGCGGACGTTTTCCTCGATGACGACGAAGACCTCGTTGTCGGCGAACCGCTTCACCTGGGCCTTGGTCAGCGGCATGTCGAGGTGGTCGGCGATGGCCTGGGACAACAGCCGGTTTGAGTTGCCGGATAGCAGCTTCATCGACCGGTCATCCTTTCGCCGTCATCGGACCGCCAATGACGACTGTTCAGTTCTCGCGCTCTTTACCAGCGCAACGGCCGGGGGCAAGCCACAGCTTCGAGGATTCGCCGATCGGCGTGCCCTTCGATCGCATTGGCTTGGACCCGACCGCTGGTGTAGAGGTCGCGGATTCTTCGGGGCGGCGACCATGCGCGGCGTCCCTGTCGCCATGAGGTCCGCCTTGCCTGCTGCTCCGGTGTCCGTCCTGTCCTCGCGCACGACCCTGCGTCGGATCGCCGTCGCCACGGCGGTCATCGTCGCCGCGGCATCCATCGCCGCCTGTGGCGCGCGCCCGCGTCCGCGCCTGGCCTATGAAGAACGGCCGGTCGAACTGCTCTACAACACCGGCTATGACCGGCTTCAGAGCCGCCGCTGGGCCGACGCCGTCGACTACTTCCAGGAAGTCGAGCGTCAGCATCCCTATTCGGAATGGTCGCGTCGCGCGATCCTGATGCAGATTTACGCCTACTACCAGAACGGCAATTACGTAGAATCGGTCGCCGCCGCCGACCGGTTCATCCAGCTGTTCCCGGGCAGCCCGTCGGCTGCCTACGCCTACTACATGCGGGCGACCTGCAACTTTGAGCGCATCGTGGACGTGGGCCGGGACCAGGCGTTCGCAGTCGCGGCGCTCGAAGGGCTGCGGGATGTGGCGCGGCGGTATCCGGGCTCGGCCTATGCCACGGACGCCTCGGTCAAGATCGACATGGTCAACGACCAGCTGGCCGGCAAGGAAATGAACATCGGCCGCTACTATCAGCGCGCCAACCAGCCGCTGGCCGCCATCGGCCGCTACAAGTCGGTGATCGACAGCGACGCCTTCCAGCGCACCTCGCATACGCCGGAGGCCCTGTACCGGCTGGTCGAGGTCTATCTGGGCCTGGGGCTCAAGGATGAGGCGACCCGCAACGCCGCTGTTCTGGGCTTCAACTATCCGGGCAGCCCCTGGTATGCCGAAGCCTATGCCCTGTTGAGCGAGAACGGCCAGCAGCCCGAGGCCGCCCCGACCGGACAGCGCGAAAGCTGGCTGCGCCGGATCATCCCGGGCTGAGGTCCGAGCCGCTCCGCCGTTCCCGATTGGTTCAGGGTCGCCTATAGACTGACCTTGATGTCGAATCGCACCCGCCCATGCTGACCGCCCTTTCCATCCGCGACGTGGTGCTGGTCGACGCGCTCGACCTTGAGGTCGAGGACGGCCTGACCGTGCTGACCGGCGAGACCGGGGCGGGCAAGTCGATCATCCTCGACGCCCTCGGCCTGGCGCTGGGCGGGCGAGGAGAGGCGGGGCTGGTGCGGTCGGGCGCGAAACAGGCGAGCGCCACGGCCGTCTTCACCGCGCCCGACGACGATGACCTGATCGCCCTGATCGCCGAGCGCGGGTTCGACGTGTCGCCGGGCGAAGACCTGATCCTGAGGCGCGTCCTGTCGGCCGACGGCCGCAGCCGGGCCTATGTCAATGACCAGACCGCCGGGGTCGCGGCCCTGCGCGAGATCGGGGCCCGGCTGGTCGAGGTCCATGGTCAGCACGAGACCGTCGGCCTGCTGGACTGGAAGACCCATCGCGGGCTGCTGGACGCCTATGGCGGCACCGCGCCTCAACTGTCGGCCGTGGCGCAGGCCGCCGAATGGTTGAAGGCCGCCGAGACCCGTCTGGCCGCCCTGCGCGCCGCCGCCGCCGACGCCGCGGCACGATCGGAGGAAATCGCGCTCAACCTGGCCGATCTCGATGCCCTTGACCCGCGCGAGGACGAGGAGACCGAACTGGCCGGAGAGCGCGCCATCCTGGGGGCGGCGGAAAAGGCCATGGCCGATCTGGCCGACGCCCGGACCCAGCTCGGCGGCGACAAACTGATCCAGAAGCTCTCGGCGGCCCTGCGCGCCGTCGAACACGCCCGACAGCGCGCGGCCCAGGCCCTGGGGCCTTCAGACGCAGAGCCGGGAACCGACGCCGCCGCTCCGACCGGCGCAGAACACGTCGTGCTCGCCCGCCTGTCCACCGCCGCCGAGGCGATCGATCGCACCATCGTCGAGGCGCTGGAGGCCATCGCCGAGGTGGATGCCGCCGCCAACGCCTTCGATTTCGAGCCCGGTCGGCTGGACAAGGCCGAGGAGCGGCTGTTCGCCCTGCGCGCCGCCGCCCGCAAGCTGAACACCACCGTCCATGCCTTGCCGGCCCTGCGCGTCTCTCTACGCGAGCAGCTTCGCCTGATCGAGGACGGGGCCGAGGCCCTGACCGCCGCACAGCGCGAGACGACGGCCGCGCGCGAAGCCTACGATCTGGCCGCCACCTTCCTGACCTCCGCGCGCGAGGCGGCGGGCGACCGGCTGACCCGCGCGGTCATGGCCGAACTGACCCCTCTGAAGCTGGACCGCGCCCGCTTCCGCGTCGCCTTCGAGCCGGTCGGCGAGGACCGGCGTGGCCCGCTCGGTGTCGAGACCGTCCGCTTCCAGATCGCCACGAATGCGGGCGACGGCTTCGGCCCCCTGGACGCCATCGCGTCGGGCGGCGAACTGGCTCGCTTCGCCCTGGCCATGAAGGCGGCGCTGGCGGGGCGCGAGGACCAGCGTCAGCCGGTCATGATCTTCGACGAGGTCGATCAGGGCGTCGGCGGCGCCGTCGCGGAAGCCGTCGGCCAGCGCCTGAAACGCCTGTCGTCGGGCGCCCAGGTCCTGGTCGTGACCCACAGCCCTCAGGTGGCGGCGCGCGGTCACACCCACTGGAAGGTCATGAAGTCGGACGCCGATGGAATGACGACGACGACGGTGGTCCCGCTGGATGACGATCGTCGCCGTGAAGAGATTGCGCGGATGCTGTCCGGTGCCGTCATCACCGACGAGGCCCGTGCGGCGGCGGCTGTGCTGATCGGCTAGGGAAAGTTCCAGTCGGGGTTGTGCCGATGGAGTCGAATGCTACCGTCGTTTGGTCAGAACGTTGCGAGTCGGGAATTGCAGATGGCGGTCTTGAGATGGGCGGCGACACTGGTAGTGGGCGCGGGCTTGCTGACGCTGACGGCGGCCACAAGCAAGGCACCAGATCCAGTTCGGCCATTGGCGTCTGCGCCTACCGACATGATCTTGCTCCCGGTCGCTACGCTCACTCAGGATGTTGGCGAGAGCATCAGGGTCTGTATGTATCACGGGGCAAGCCCTCGCGATTATCCGGTCGTTCACGCGACCTGTCGCGGCGGTGGCGACAAATGTACGGCGTTCGTGGCTGTAACGAAGGAAGAAGCCGATTTTCTGCTTCTAACCTACGATCTGTCAAATCCGCCTGTCGAAGCCAACGGAGCCGTCTGCGACCGGCCATTGTTTCTTTCCAGCGGTGTTCTCGGGCAGAGCCGTTGACATCCATTCGACTGAGGAAATCGTCTACCGAACGCTGACCCATCCCCCCGCCGACGCATTCCGCGCCGCGTCGTTCGCAGGGCGCGCGATCAGGCCCGACTGGGTGATCCAGACCTCGTAGCGGGCACCGTCAGCCATCGGCATGTAGGTGGCGCCGCCGTACAGGGTATCGACCGCGTCGACGTATTTGCGATAGCGCCGGGCTGCGTCCCAGACGCTGACGTTCCAGGGGATGACGACGTCCAGGATCCGCCCGTTCTGGGGATCGCCGCCCGACAGGGCGTGGACGCTGCGGGCGCCGGTGCGTTCCTGTTCGATGTTCTGATAGCGGCCCGACAGCCGATCCAGTCGGTATTGGGTGTCCAGACCCAGGACGTTGGCCCATGGCTTCCACTTCAACACCTGGGCCTCGATCCGCCAGTCGTCGCCGTTGACCGGATACATCGCCGATCGTGCCGGGCCGCCCTCGGTCAGCGGCGGTTGGATCACAGTCACCTCGAAATACTGCGGGGCCAGCTGTCTCAGCTGGATCGTCGCCACCGGTCGTTCGTGGGTCAGCCGGGCATAGGTCTGGATGTTCTGGGCCAGCAGCACCGCCGCCCCGGCTGCCGCGAGCACCGCCCCACCGCCGATCATTTTCAGCGGCCCTGTGACCCAATGTCCCCGGAAAAGCGAGATCAGGCCGTTCAGCACGAACAGCGCCGCGATGAAAGCGATCAGGGCCGGGGCGATCCACCAGTATGAAATCAACATCGCGGGCCTCCCTTCGCTTACGGCTTAGCTTGCACAATCAAACGCTTGGCTGACGTTTCGGCGGCACGACGCTGGACAGGACGCACAGCCCAGCTAACCTTGCGTCATGACCTCAGACACCGCCAGCGACTTCTCCTCCGAGGGGCCGTCCTCGCCTGCGAAGACGACGACACCGGCAGGGGTGTCGAGCCTGATCCGTTTCCTGCGCGTGCCGTCGCTGGCTCGCTCGGTGGTGGCGCTTCTGGCCGGCGCGCTTCTGCTGCTGCTCGTCGTGAACGGCAGCACCTTCCTGATGATCCAGCGGACCGCCGGCCTGAACGCGGAGGTCGATACGACCTGGCAGGTCCGCCGGTCGGCCCGAAACCTGATTCTCAACATCCAGGGGGCGGAGACCGCCCAGCGCGGCTTTCTGCTGACCGGCCAGCCCGGCTTTGCCGCCGCCTACGAAAGGGCCCGGGTCCGCAATCCCGCGCTGCTCGATGCCTTCCGCGAACAGATGGGCACCGATCCGGTGGGGGTCGCCTCGGCCGAGTCGCTTACGCGCCTCAGCGCCGACAAGTTCGACGAGATGTCCGCCACCCTGGCCATGGCCCGCCAGGGGCAGATCGGTCAGGCGGTCAGCCGGGTGCGCACCGGCGACGGCAAGCGCATGATGGACGACCTGGACGCCGAGATGGTGCGGGTCGACGCCTGGGTCAACGCGACGCTTGAGGATCGACGCGAACGTTCGCGACAGGCGGCCCTGACCACCATCATCGTCAATGCCATCGCCGGCTTTCTGATCCTGACCCTGGGCGGCATCATCTTTCTGCTGGTGCGGCGTTATCTCCAGGACATGGCCTCCGCCCGTGCGGCGGTCGATGCGGTGAACGCGGGGCTGGAAGCCAAGGTTCGCGAACGCACCGGGGCCCTGATCCGGGCCAACGAAGAGGTCCAGCGGTTCGCCTATATCGTCAGCCACGACCTGCGTTCGCCCCTGGTCAACGTCATGGGCTACACGGCCGAGCTTGAGCAGGCCGGCAAGACCATCGACGCCCAGATGACCAAGGTCGAGACCCTGGCCCCCGACCTTGTCGAACGCGACGCCCTGACGGCCGTGCGCGACGACATCCCCGAGGCGGTGGGCTTCATCCGCGCCTCGACCGAGAAGATGGACCGGCTCATCAACGCCATCCTGAAGCTGTCGCGCGAGGGCCGGCGCAACCTGGTCCCGGAGACGATCGACATGGCGGCCATGGCCCAGAAGGCCGCCGACGCCGTCCGTCACCAGACCGAGGCCGCCGACGCGGAAGTGATCGTCGAGCCCATGCCGACCCTCGAGAGCGACCGGCTGTCGGTCGAACAGATCGTCGGCAATCTGATCGACAACGCCGTCAAATACCTGGACCCGAAACGCCCCGGCCGGATCGTGGTCTCGGGACAGGACCGCCCCGGAGGCTGGGTCGAGTACACGGTGGCCGATAACGGGCGCGGCATCTCGGACAGGGATCACGAACGCATCTTCGAACTGTTCCGCCGCGCGGGCCGCCAGGACCGGCCGGGCGAGGGTCTGGGTCTGGCCTTCGTGCGAAACAGCGTTCGGCGACTGGGCGGCTCGATCGACGTCGAGTCCGTTCTGGGCGAGGGCTCGACTTTCCGCCTGAAATTCCCCAAACGCCTGATCCTAGTGGATTCCGGAGACGCCCTGTGACTGCCCCCGTCAAGATCGTGATGGTCGAGGACGACCATGGCCATGCCAAGCTGATCGAAAAGAACATCCGGCGCGCCAACATCAACAACGAAATCATGCATTTCGACCACGGCCAGGCCGCGCTCGACTATCTGTTTTCGGAAGAGGTCCGGCTGAACGGCCCGATGCTGATCCTGCTGGATCTGAACCTGCCCGACATGCAGGGCACCGACATCCTGGCCGAGGTCAAGAAGGACGAACGCCTGCGTCGCGCGCCTGTCGTCGTCCTGACGACCACCGACGACAAGACCGAGATCCAGCGCTGCTACGACCTGGGCTGCAACGTCTACATCACCAAGCCGGTCGATTATGAGAGCTTCGCGGGGGCGATCCGACAGTTGGGCCTGTTCCTGTCTGTCATGCAGGCGCCCGAGATCGAATGACGGATACCAAACCGGCTGTCAGGCTGCTCTACATCGATGACGACGCCGGCCTGTCCCGTCTGGTCCAGAAGGAACTCGGCCGTCACGGCTATGAGGTGACCTGTGCCCCCGACGGCGACGCGGGCCTGGAAAAACTGGAGCAGGGCGATTTCGACGTCTGCGCTCTGGATCACTACATGCCGGGCCGCGACGGCCTGGATGTGCTGCCTGACATCATGGCCATGCCCGAGCCGCCGCCCGTCGTCTATGTGACGGG
Encoded proteins:
- a CDS encoding ATP-binding protein, which codes for MTSDTASDFSSEGPSSPAKTTTPAGVSSLIRFLRVPSLARSVVALLAGALLLLLVVNGSTFLMIQRTAGLNAEVDTTWQVRRSARNLILNIQGAETAQRGFLLTGQPGFAAAYERARVRNPALLDAFREQMGTDPVGVASAESLTRLSADKFDEMSATLAMARQGQIGQAVSRVRTGDGKRMMDDLDAEMVRVDAWVNATLEDRRERSRQAALTTIIVNAIAGFLILTLGGIIFLLVRRYLQDMASARAAVDAVNAGLEAKVRERTGALIRANEEVQRFAYIVSHDLRSPLVNVMGYTAELEQAGKTIDAQMTKVETLAPDLVERDALTAVRDDIPEAVGFIRASTEKMDRLINAILKLSREGRRNLVPETIDMAAMAQKAADAVRHQTEAADAEVIVEPMPTLESDRLSVEQIVGNLIDNAVKYLDPKRPGRIVVSGQDRPGGWVEYTVADNGRGISDRDHERIFELFRRAGRQDRPGEGLGLAFVRNSVRRLGGSIDVESVLGEGSTFRLKFPKRLILVDSGDAL
- a CDS encoding outer membrane protein assembly factor BamD, giving the protein MRSALPAAPVSVLSSRTTLRRIAVATAVIVAAASIAACGARPRPRLAYEERPVELLYNTGYDRLQSRRWADAVDYFQEVERQHPYSEWSRRAILMQIYAYYQNGNYVESVAAADRFIQLFPGSPSAAYAYYMRATCNFERIVDVGRDQAFAVAALEGLRDVARRYPGSAYATDASVKIDMVNDQLAGKEMNIGRYYQRANQPLAAIGRYKSVIDSDAFQRTSHTPEALYRLVEVYLGLGLKDEATRNAAVLGFNYPGSPWYAEAYALLSENGQQPEAAPTGQRESWLRRIIPG
- a CDS encoding response regulator → MTAPVKIVMVEDDHGHAKLIEKNIRRANINNEIMHFDHGQAALDYLFSEEVRLNGPMLILLDLNLPDMQGTDILAEVKKDERLRRAPVVVLTTTDDKTEIQRCYDLGCNVYITKPVDYESFAGAIRQLGLFLSVMQAPEIE
- a CDS encoding ribose-phosphate pyrophosphokinase — encoded protein: MKLLSGNSNRLLSQAIADHLDMPLTKAQVKRFADNEVFVVIEENVRGEDVFVIQSTSYPANDNLMELLICIDALVRASARRITAVMPYFGYARQDRKTGGRTPISAKLVANMITRAGADRVLTMDLHAGQIQGFFDIPTDNLVATPVLAQDIKENYQRGNLMIVSPDVGGVVRARSLAERLNVDLAIVDKRRPKAGESEVMNIIGDVSGRECILFDDIVDSGGTLVNAAKALMEAGATSVSAYISHGVLSGPAVQRVTDGPLKELVITDSIDRPHEVLNCPKIRTVPVAPLIGEAIRRIANEESVSKLFD
- a CDS encoding DNA repair protein RecN — protein: MLTALSIRDVVLVDALDLEVEDGLTVLTGETGAGKSIILDALGLALGGRGEAGLVRSGAKQASATAVFTAPDDDDLIALIAERGFDVSPGEDLILRRVLSADGRSRAYVNDQTAGVAALREIGARLVEVHGQHETVGLLDWKTHRGLLDAYGGTAPQLSAVAQAAEWLKAAETRLAALRAAAADAAARSEEIALNLADLDALDPREDEETELAGERAILGAAEKAMADLADARTQLGGDKLIQKLSAALRAVEHARQRAAQALGPSDAEPGTDAAAPTGAEHVVLARLSTAAEAIDRTIVEALEAIAEVDAAANAFDFEPGRLDKAEERLFALRAAARKLNTTVHALPALRVSLREQLRLIEDGAEALTAAQRETTAAREAYDLAATFLTSAREAAGDRLTRAVMAELTPLKLDRARFRVAFEPVGEDRRGPLGVETVRFQIATNAGDGFGPLDAIASGGELARFALAMKAALAGREDQRQPVMIFDEVDQGVGGAVAEAVGQRLKRLSSGAQVLVVTHSPQVAARGHTHWKVMKSDADGMTTTTVVPLDDDRRREEIARMLSGAVITDEARAAAAVLIG